The following are encoded together in the Ovis aries strain OAR_USU_Benz2616 breed Rambouillet chromosome X, ARS-UI_Ramb_v3.0, whole genome shotgun sequence genome:
- the KANTR gene encoding KDM5C adjacent transcript has protein sequence MSPFSLLILVICAFSLFFLINLTRGLSILLVFSKNQLLALLLLSILSLFSISLISALIFFDLLPSTFFGFILLLFF, from the coding sequence atgtctcctttttcattgcTAATATTGGTAATTTGTGCCTTCTCACTTTTTTTCTTGATCAATCTCACCAgaggtttgtctattttattagtcttttcaaagaaccagcttttggctttgttgcttCTCtctattttgtctttgttttctatttctttaatttctgctcttatcttttttgatctccttccttccacattttttggatttattttgttgttatttttctaa